One Glaciihabitans arcticus DNA window includes the following coding sequences:
- a CDS encoding nuclease-related domain-containing protein, whose translation MMTDGDVSARDRASNSGSPIDASHADNFAGQSVMSELLRAQADARSRTWLARVFGVAPLTPVTRPLYQAVLGELEVGDILGNLGSEWRALHALPVAEEGIEIAHLVIGPGGVYVVTTRNLAGEAVWASQRTLMVSGIRYPDIRNMEFEMGRVERLLGSAVGDPVEVSGVLAVVSPKSLTVRQKHRDVEVIASSELAAWLVRRPRVLSGKEVAAIAAAAAEPSTWHLTDDVDTSGVLAEFESLRSSVVRAWRLQVLWATAVTLVGAGSFLGVTFVILLNAIGALPR comes from the coding sequence ATGATGACGGACGGGGATGTGTCCGCGCGCGATCGCGCATCGAACTCCGGCTCGCCGATCGATGCCAGCCACGCCGACAACTTCGCCGGCCAGTCGGTGATGTCCGAACTGCTGCGCGCCCAGGCCGATGCCCGCTCGCGCACCTGGCTCGCCCGTGTCTTCGGCGTCGCACCGCTTACCCCGGTGACCCGTCCCCTGTATCAGGCCGTGCTCGGCGAGCTCGAGGTGGGCGACATCCTCGGCAATCTCGGTTCGGAGTGGCGCGCGCTGCACGCTCTTCCGGTCGCCGAGGAAGGCATCGAGATCGCGCACCTCGTGATCGGGCCGGGCGGGGTCTACGTCGTCACGACTCGCAACCTCGCCGGCGAGGCGGTGTGGGCCTCGCAGCGCACGCTGATGGTGAGCGGGATACGTTATCCCGACATTCGCAACATGGAATTCGAGATGGGCCGCGTTGAGCGCCTGCTCGGCTCTGCGGTCGGCGACCCCGTCGAGGTTTCGGGTGTGCTCGCCGTCGTCTCGCCCAAGTCACTCACCGTTCGCCAGAAGCACCGCGACGTCGAGGTAATCGCCTCGTCGGAGCTCGCGGCCTGGCTCGTTCGTCGCCCGCGTGTGCTCTCTGGCAAGGAGGTCGCCGCGATCGCTGCGGCCGCGGCCGAGCCGTCGACCTGGCATCTCACCGACGATGTCGACACCTCGGGTGTGCTCGCCGAGTTCGAGTCGTTGCGGTCGAGCGTCGTGCGGGCATGGCGCCTGCAGGTCCTCTGGGCGACGGCGGTCACGCTGGTCGGCGCGGGCAGTTTTCTCGGCGTGACGTTCGTGATCCTGCTCAACGCCATCGGCGCCCTGCCGCGCTGA
- a CDS encoding NADP-dependent oxidoreductase, translated as MTSAIPARSARYSTYGPASVLSIVTRDVAPPAAGKVRVAVRVAGLNPADTKIREGLWPSLPAQFPAGIGREMAGVVEAVGEGVTLVTVGDEVFGNVAGSAIAQYVLTNQINLAHKPVELDWITAGGMSLVGQTAWDSVASQSVTAEDVVLVSAAAGGVGSITSQLLVRAGATVIGTASESNHEFLRSIGVIPVSYGPGLVDRVRAAAGDRTVTVVFDHHGAETIEAGLALGVDPSRINTIAADAEQFGVVHVGRGPINAATLEELARLVVAGELVFDVDSTYPLDEVVAAFEHLDGGHVRGKIVVTIP; from the coding sequence ATGACTTCCGCGATCCCCGCCCGTTCCGCCCGCTACTCGACCTACGGCCCGGCCAGCGTGCTCAGCATCGTGACTCGGGATGTCGCACCTCCCGCCGCAGGCAAGGTGCGCGTCGCCGTGCGCGTCGCCGGCCTCAACCCTGCGGATACCAAGATCCGCGAGGGGCTCTGGCCCTCCCTCCCCGCCCAGTTTCCCGCGGGAATCGGCCGGGAGATGGCCGGTGTCGTCGAGGCCGTCGGCGAGGGTGTGACGCTGGTCACCGTCGGCGATGAGGTGTTCGGCAACGTCGCCGGCAGTGCGATCGCGCAGTACGTGCTCACCAACCAGATCAACCTCGCCCACAAGCCGGTCGAGCTCGACTGGATCACGGCCGGGGGCATGTCGCTCGTCGGCCAGACCGCGTGGGACTCGGTCGCGTCGCAGTCCGTCACCGCGGAGGACGTGGTGCTCGTGAGCGCCGCCGCCGGTGGCGTCGGCAGCATCACGTCGCAGCTTCTGGTGCGCGCGGGCGCCACAGTGATCGGCACGGCGAGTGAGTCCAACCACGAGTTCCTGCGGTCGATCGGGGTGATCCCGGTCAGCTACGGCCCGGGACTCGTCGACCGCGTGCGCGCGGCCGCGGGGGATCGCACTGTCACCGTCGTCTTCGATCACCACGGTGCGGAGACCATCGAGGCCGGTCTCGCTCTCGGCGTCGACCCGTCGCGTATCAATACGATCGCGGCGGACGCCGAACAGTTCGGGGTTGTGCACGTCGGGCGCGGACCGATCAACGCGGCGACGCTCGAGGAACTCGCTCGTCTTGTCGTGGCGGGCGAGCTCGTGTTCGACGTCGATTCGACCTATCCGCTCGACGAGGTCGTCGCGGCCTTCGAGCACCTCGACGGCGGGCACGTGCGCGGCAAGATCGTCGTCACGATCCCGTAG
- a CDS encoding SDR family NAD(P)-dependent oxidoreductase produces MSLALITGATAGIGAEFARQLAAQGTNLILVARDTARLEAKAAELHAAFGVDSEVLTADLMTPDGLAAVEKRVARDDVTLLVNNAGFGLRPPFDENPIEDEQGHLDLLVAVPMRLTHAALQQMLPKKSGTIINIASVAGFTPRGSYGAAKAWLLSFSRWANIHYRSRGITVTAVAPGFVHTEFHDRMKVDKDNVPAFMWLNADQLVRIALRDVARGRAISVPTFRYKFLVWLTKWVPASIVAKGALRGR; encoded by the coding sequence ATGTCACTCGCACTCATCACCGGAGCGACCGCCGGCATCGGCGCCGAATTCGCCCGACAGCTGGCCGCACAGGGAACCAACCTCATCCTCGTAGCACGCGATACGGCACGGCTCGAGGCGAAGGCCGCCGAGCTGCACGCCGCGTTCGGCGTCGACTCCGAGGTGCTCACCGCCGACCTGATGACCCCTGACGGCCTTGCCGCCGTCGAGAAGCGCGTCGCCCGGGATGACGTCACCCTGCTCGTCAACAACGCCGGCTTCGGCCTGCGCCCGCCCTTCGATGAGAATCCGATCGAGGATGAACAGGGCCACCTCGACCTGCTCGTCGCCGTCCCGATGCGCCTCACCCATGCGGCTCTGCAGCAGATGCTCCCGAAGAAATCGGGGACCATCATCAACATCGCGAGCGTCGCCGGCTTCACCCCGCGCGGCAGCTACGGCGCAGCCAAGGCCTGGCTGCTGAGCTTCAGCCGGTGGGCGAACATCCACTATCGCTCGCGCGGCATCACGGTCACCGCCGTCGCACCCGGATTCGTGCACACCGAGTTCCACGACCGTATGAAGGTCGACAAGGACAACGTGCCGGCCTTCATGTGGTTGAACGCCGACCAGCTCGTGCGCATCGCCCTGCGGGATGTCGCGCGCGGTAGGGCGATCTCGGTGCCGACCTTCCGCTACAAGTTTTTGGTCTGGCTCACCAAGTGGGTGCCCGCGAGCATCGTCGCGAAGGGCGCGCTGCGCGGACGGTAG
- a CDS encoding TIR domain-containing protein, which produces MTSAYFSYHFAQDAVRASAARRVMGLEADEPISPVAWEELGYGGENAVTRWVAERMRGKDCVVVFVGAQTSLRKWVKYEIKEAWESGRGIIGIDVHQLLDNRGKPGKPGKNPFEQFAYGGVNLSTIIKVHQPLGDTQEERLAHIAANAPIWAANAVAARRVPVA; this is translated from the coding sequence ATGACGAGCGCGTATTTCAGCTACCACTTTGCACAGGATGCGGTTCGGGCGTCTGCTGCCCGTCGCGTTATGGGCCTCGAAGCGGACGAGCCGATCAGCCCCGTCGCCTGGGAAGAGCTCGGCTACGGCGGAGAGAACGCCGTCACCCGCTGGGTCGCCGAACGTATGCGCGGCAAGGACTGCGTCGTCGTCTTTGTCGGGGCCCAGACCTCACTGCGCAAGTGGGTCAAGTACGAGATCAAGGAAGCGTGGGAGTCCGGTCGCGGCATCATCGGCATCGATGTGCACCAGCTGCTCGACAACCGCGGCAAGCCGGGCAAGCCCGGCAAGAACCCGTTCGAGCAGTTCGCCTACGGCGGGGTCAACCTGTCGACGATCATCAAGGTGCACCAGCCCCTCGGTGACACGCAGGAGGAGCGCCTCGCCCACATCGCGGCGAATGCGCCGATCTGGGCTGCGAATGCGGTTGCTGCTCGTCGCGTTCCTGTCGCCTGA
- a CDS encoding GyrI-like domain-containing protein, with the protein MNGKFDVKRDALFKPPVGRFEIVDVPSAAILAIDGHGDPNTSPAHAAAVGALYAASYAIKFASKAAGRDLVVAPLEGLWWSENPSEFASLAKADWLWTMFIRQPEWMSAAEISSLLSTAAASKKNPVIAQLRFETFDEGRVVQTMHVGSYDDEAPVIHRLHHEFLPANGLVERGKHHEIYLGDPRRVAPEKLRTILRQPVSPA; encoded by the coding sequence ATGAACGGCAAGTTCGACGTCAAGCGCGACGCCCTGTTTAAGCCGCCTGTCGGCCGCTTCGAGATAGTGGATGTCCCGTCCGCCGCGATCCTGGCGATCGACGGTCACGGCGACCCGAACACGTCGCCCGCCCACGCGGCTGCGGTTGGGGCCCTGTACGCGGCGTCGTACGCGATCAAGTTCGCGAGCAAAGCCGCCGGACGCGACCTGGTTGTCGCTCCGCTCGAGGGGTTGTGGTGGTCGGAGAACCCGTCCGAGTTCGCTTCGCTCGCGAAGGCCGACTGGCTGTGGACGATGTTCATCCGGCAGCCGGAGTGGATGTCCGCGGCGGAGATCTCGTCTCTGCTTTCCACTGCCGCTGCCTCGAAGAAGAACCCGGTGATCGCGCAACTGCGGTTCGAGACGTTCGACGAGGGGCGCGTCGTGCAGACGATGCACGTGGGTTCGTACGATGACGAGGCGCCGGTCATCCACCGCCTGCATCACGAGTTTTTGCCGGCCAACGGCCTGGTCGAGCGCGGCAAGCACCACGAGATCTACCTCGGCGACCCGCGTCGTGTGGCGCCCGAGAAGCTGCGGACGATTCTGCGGCAGCCGGTGTCGCCGGCGTAG
- a CDS encoding HNH endonuclease signature motif containing protein: MNRSAPLLAQAISLLAEVSSAPITGLADDELCSLAGAVEHAGRLVDALRATSAAEIDDRSRYELGRDGLAQRHGLSRGAHLVENITRVSPAEAARRTRLGIAIRPRAGLTGEQLPPAFPEVARAMLGGDLGVDAASTIVRILAQADRPRTDGTRPEPELVTAAEIALVETATHEPSEIVAVQARVWREALDPDGARPRDEALREARAFRVGREVDGMTPFSGVADPVNAALLRAALSERHRTPKLQFFAEGDCDETDGEPAFDDPRSREQRHFDIIMGLVTAGVRTATETDIGYRPTASVMAVVSASDLEKGTGVGWLDDVGEPVSLDGIQELICEGGLQQVVLGEHGEVLLLGELRRLFTKAQRRALAVRDGGCVWPSCTAPPGWCHAHHVVEWSNGGPTDIDNGVLLCPAHHHGLHSSRFRMEMRDGRPWLLAPPWLDPSQTWRLLGKQRATMVAA, encoded by the coding sequence ATGAACCGATCAGCCCCTCTCCTCGCGCAGGCGATATCCCTGCTTGCCGAGGTCTCGAGCGCGCCGATCACGGGGCTGGCCGACGACGAACTCTGCTCGTTGGCGGGCGCTGTCGAGCATGCGGGGCGGCTGGTGGATGCACTGCGCGCGACATCCGCTGCTGAGATCGATGACCGCTCGCGCTACGAACTCGGTCGCGATGGTCTGGCACAGCGACACGGTCTCAGTCGCGGTGCACATCTCGTCGAGAACATCACCCGCGTCTCCCCTGCCGAAGCAGCGCGGCGCACACGGCTGGGCATCGCGATCCGGCCCCGCGCGGGTCTCACCGGGGAACAGCTGCCGCCCGCGTTCCCCGAGGTCGCACGTGCCATGCTCGGCGGCGATCTGGGAGTGGATGCAGCGAGCACTATCGTGCGCATTCTGGCGCAGGCCGATCGACCCCGAACCGACGGAACGCGGCCCGAGCCCGAGCTGGTGACGGCGGCCGAGATCGCGCTCGTCGAGACCGCGACCCACGAACCCTCCGAGATCGTCGCCGTCCAGGCGCGGGTGTGGCGTGAAGCCCTCGACCCCGACGGAGCGCGTCCCCGCGATGAGGCGCTTCGTGAGGCGCGAGCTTTCCGCGTCGGGCGCGAGGTCGACGGTATGACTCCGTTCAGTGGGGTCGCCGACCCTGTGAATGCAGCCTTGCTACGGGCAGCTCTCAGCGAGCGACACCGCACACCGAAGCTCCAATTCTTCGCCGAGGGAGATTGCGACGAGACGGATGGCGAACCCGCATTCGACGATCCGCGCTCACGCGAGCAGCGGCATTTTGACATCATCATGGGTCTCGTCACGGCAGGAGTCCGTACCGCAACAGAGACCGACATCGGCTACCGCCCTACCGCTTCGGTTATGGCCGTCGTTTCTGCGTCCGACCTTGAGAAGGGCACAGGTGTCGGCTGGCTCGACGACGTGGGCGAGCCCGTGTCACTCGATGGCATCCAGGAGTTGATCTGCGAGGGCGGCCTGCAGCAGGTGGTGCTCGGCGAGCACGGCGAGGTGCTCCTCCTCGGCGAGCTTCGGCGGCTCTTTACCAAGGCGCAGCGTCGCGCACTCGCGGTTCGCGACGGCGGCTGCGTGTGGCCGTCCTGCACGGCTCCACCCGGTTGGTGCCATGCCCACCACGTTGTCGAGTGGAGCAATGGCGGACCGACCGATATCGACAACGGTGTGCTGTTGTGTCCGGCTCATCACCACGGATTACACAGCTCGAGGTTTCGCATGGAGATGCGCGACGGGCGGCCCTGGTTGCTCGCGCCGCCGTGGCTCGATCCGAGCCAGACCTGGCGCCTGCTCGGCAAACAGCGGGCGACGATGGTGGCTGCCTGA
- the rpsO gene encoding 30S ribosomal protein S15, whose protein sequence is MPLAPDAKKAIIDEYATHPGDTGSPEVQVAMLTARIKDLTEHLKEHKHDHHSRRGLLLLVGQRRRLLGYLSDVDINRYRALIERLGLRR, encoded by the coding sequence ATGCCACTCGCACCAGATGCCAAGAAAGCGATCATCGACGAGTACGCCACTCACCCTGGTGACACCGGAAGCCCCGAAGTGCAGGTCGCAATGCTGACCGCGCGCATCAAGGACCTCACCGAGCACCTCAAGGAGCACAAGCACGACCACCACTCACGTCGTGGACTGCTTCTGCTGGTTGGCCAGCGTCGCCGCCTTCTCGGCTACCTGTCCGACGTCGACATCAACCGCTACCGTGCGCTCATCGAGCGTCTCGGACTGCGTCGCTAG